Proteins found in one Homalodisca vitripennis isolate AUS2020 chromosome 4, UT_GWSS_2.1, whole genome shotgun sequence genomic segment:
- the LOC124361048 gene encoding uncharacterized protein LOC124361048, which yields MADYVEYDSAGTLGEEYNERVEKNSEDRPKVLVKKRKGKQEERGKREEKWKLSEIEKFLELYELYRCLWDYKVDEYKDRNAKENAWEEIVHGMEKREFTVKKAKDKIRVLRNTYSNELTKIYKSKVSGAGLDDVYVLTLRWFSTMDRIIGGVVKSRGSQSIGLSQFVCTVHRRFYFQDQSSTQVQQDDADKDKETIFGDVQDIPSSSIPSTSTGRIIREKLSSASKQIPYAKPISRKVAGERLGKIQNAVQQLKDISDKVLAPERKKDMCEYELFGQFIASQLKKLPEINALAVMQKIQTCLMN from the exons ATGGCAGATTACGTAGAATATGACAGTGCAGGAACCTTAGGGGAAGAATATAATGAAAGAGTTGAGAAGAATAGTGAAGATAGGCCGAAAGTATTAGTGAAGAAACGTAAAGGAAAGCAAGAAGAGAGAGGAAAAAGGGAAGAAAAATGGAAATTGTCCGAAATTGAAAAATTTCTAGAGTTGTATGAGCTGTACCGTTGCTTATGGGACTATAAAGTAGACGAATACAAAGACAGAAATGCAAAAGAAAACGCATGGGAAGAAATTGTCCATGGTATGGAGAAACGAGAGTTCACAGTCAAGAAGGCTAAAGATAAAATACGCGTTCTTCGCAACACATACAGCAACGAGCTGACTaagatctataaaagcaaagtCTCAGGGGCAGGTCTCGATGATGTATACGTTTTGACGCTGAGATGGTTCTCAACAATGGATCGAATCATTGGAGGTGTTGTCAAATCTCGAGGGAGCCAATCAATAGGACTTTCTCAG TTCGTCTGTACGGTACATCGCAGGTTTTATTTTCAGGATCAATCAAGCACTCAAGTTCAGCAAGATGATGCAGACAAAGATAAAGAAACTATCTTTGGAGATGTTCAAGATATCCCTTCTTCATCTATTCCATCTACTTCTACTGGTCGTATTATACGTGAGAAGCTCTCAAGTGCTTCTAAGCAAATTCCTTACGCCAAACCGATATCAAGAAAAGTAGCTGGTGAACGCCTAGGAAAAATACAAAACGCAGTACAACAACTGAAGGACATTTCAGATAAGGTTCTTGCACCTGAACGTAAAAAAGATATGTGCGAGTATGAATTGTTCGGCCAGTTTATTGCCAGTCAGCTAAAAAAGCTTCCTGAGATAAATGCTTTGGCAGTAATGCAAAAAATTCAAACGTGCCTCATGAACTAG
- the LOC124359393 gene encoding high mobility group protein HMG-I/HMG-Y-like: MSDDGTTVEKKGRGRTAKTSDAKEAKKRGKSASDKSPAKKEDGEAPAKRGRGRPKKKAGGAAAAKPKAKSGSGKRGRPKKEEKSEEEEEEDGEEEEGEEDE; encoded by the exons ATGTCTGACGACGGTACAACTGTGGAGAAGAAAGGCCGAGGTCGCACGGCCAAGACTAGTGATGCAAAAGAGGCAAAGAAGCGAGGGAAGTCTGCATCAGACAAGTCTCCTGCCAAGAAGGAGGACGGAGAGGCACCAGCAAAGAGAGGACGAGGCAGACCTAAGAAGAAGGCTGGCGGTGCTGCTGCAGCTAAACCTAAG GCCAAGTCTGGTTCTGGCAAAAGAGGACGGCCCAAAAAAGAGGAAAAGTCTgaggaggaagaagaagaagacggagaagaagaagaaggtgaAGAAGACGAGTAG